In Salmo salar chromosome ssa14, Ssal_v3.1, whole genome shotgun sequence, the sequence ccaggtgcgactaaactagggcctgtaggacctgtctggtTGATTGagatgtcaagaaagcagagcaacGCCTTATCGTAgacagacctcttcccatttTAGTACCATTGAGGCTATATGTTTTCACCATGACAGTTGGCTATCTAGGATGAAACCCAGCAGTTTAGTCTCTTCAACTTGCTCAATAGCCACATTATTCAATAATAGATCCAGATGAGGTTTAGGGTTGAGCGAAGCTTTTAGTTTTGGAGATAAATAGCACCAGCCTATTagtagttacccattctagattGATTGGTAATCTCACTCCTCAGCTTGAAATGCCATCAAATTGCTATATTTCGTTGGTGCAGCTGGCTAAGGTGTTGTCAAGAGGGCgttcatgtttgtttgtgagacaTAGGATGCAATGAATTGTGAACAAGAAAGATATATTTTTAAGCAAGCTAAGTGTTGCTGTCACACTTTTGTTCCAGCGCAGCATGAACACACCTGTTTTAAATAGTCAACTAACCATCAAGACAGTCAGATTTCAGGAGATAGCCTGTCGTACTAGCCTAAGTACTAATAACTGGATTTCAAATTGGCACAATCCCTCCTCAACTCCCCACTGTGGGACATTGAAGATTAGCATGAGTGATTTTGTGTTGACATTTGGACCCTCTATTACAGATGACGAACCCTGCCATCCAGAATGATTTCAGCtactacaggagaacactcaacCGCATGCGCATCAACAATGTTGCCGTgagtgtacatttacatttaagtcatttagcagatgatcTTATCCAGAGCGCCTTACAtttgtgagtgcatacattttcatatcaacttttgactggtactgtataaacacacacacacacacagttaaacatACCCACAGTAAATGGATTCTAACAGTAGTACATTAGTCACCTCATCCTCCAATTGATCAAAGGAAAAGCCCCATGGGCGTTGACGAAACAGGGGGATCATTGACCTTGTGTCTCCAATTAAGAGCCCCTGCGGCTGGGGAATAATTACTTGAGGGCCTATGTAATGAGGCAGAAGAGCGCATGTAAAATGCCATGTAAAATGCATGCAGAACAGCACAGCAAATAGTGTGCTGACTGTGTAATGTCTTATTACAGTTTTGATAGAATGAATTGCCCAAACTTCacaagttacagttgaagtcagaagtttacatacaccttagccaaatacatttaaactcagtttttcacaattcctgacatttaatcctagtaaaaattccctgtcttgggtcagttaggatcaccactatattttaagaatgtgaaatttctgaataatagtagagagaatgatttatttcagcttttatttctttcatcacattcccagtgggtcagaagtttacatacactcaattagtatttggtagcattgcctttaaattgtttaacttgggtcaaacgtttcgagtagccttccacaagcttcccacaataagttgggtgaattttggcccattcctcctgacagagctggtgtaactgagtcaggtttgcaggcctccttgctcgcacacgctttttcagttctgcccacaaattttctacaggattgaggtcagggctttgtgatggccactccaataccttgactttgctgtccttaagccttttgccacaactttggaagtatgcttggggtcattgtccatttggaaggcccatttgcgaccaagctttaacttcctgactgatgtcttgagatgttgcttcaatatatccacatcattttcctgcctcatgatgccatctattttgtgaagtgcaccagtccctcctgcagcaaagcacccccacaacatgatgctgccacccccgtgcatcacggttgggatggtgttcttccgcttgcaagcctcccccttttttctccaaacataaaaaatatttttcatgactccaacctaagtaaacttccaacttcaactgtattttgcaTGCGAATTTGAAATTATATACTAAATGAAatgcactgctcaaaaaaataaagggaacacttaaacaacacaatgtaactccaagtcaatcacacttctgtgaaatcaaactgtccacttaggaagcaacactgattgacaatacatttcacatgctgttgtgcaaatggaatagacaacaggtggaaattataggcaattagcaagacacccccaataaaggagtggttctgcaggtggggaccacagaccacttctcagttcctatgcttcctggctgatgttttggtcacttttgaatgctggcggtgctttcactctagtggtagcatgagacggagtctacaacccacacaagtggctcaggtagtgcagctcatccaggatggcacatcaatgcgagctgtggcaagaaggtttgctgtgtctgtcagtgtagtgtccagagcatggaggcgctaccaggagacaagccagtacatcaggagacgtggaggaggccgtaggagggcaacaacccagcagcaggaccgctacctccgcctttgtgcaaggaggagcaggagaagcactgccagagccctgcaaaatgacctccagcaggccacaaatgtgcatgtgtctgctcaaacggtcagaaacagactccatgagggtggtatgagggcccgacgtccacaggtgggggttgtgcttacagccgaacaccgtgcaggacgtttggcatttgccagagaacaccaagattggcaaattcgccactggcgccctgtgctcttcacagatgaaagcaggttcacactgagcacatgacagacgtgacagagtctggagacgccgtggagaatgttctgctgcctgcaacatcctccagcatgaccggtttggcggtgggtcagtcatggtgtggggtggcatttctttgggtggccgcacagccctccatgtgctcgccagaggtagcctgactgccattaggtaccgagatgagatcctcagaccccttgtgtgaccatatgctggtgtggttggccctgggttcctcctaatgcaagacaatgctagacctcatttggctggagtgtgtcagcagttcctgcaagaggaaggcattgatgctatggactggcccgcccgttccccagacctgaatccaattgagcacatctgggacatcatgtctcgctccatccaccaacgccacgttgcaccacagactgtccaggagttggcggatgctttagtccaggtctgggaggagatccctcaggagaccatccgccacctcatcaggagcatgcccaggcgttgtagggaggtcatacaggcacgtggaggccacacacactactgagcctcattttgacttgttttaaggacattacatcaaagttggatcagcctgtagtgtggttttccactttaattttgagtgtgactccaaatccagacctccatgggttgataaattggatttccattgattatttttgtgtgattttgttgtcagcacattcaactatgtaaagaaaaaagtctttaataagattatttctttcattcagatctaagatgtgttgtttaagtgttccctttattttttttagcagtatatttgtaaaaaaaaaaaaagttttttcaaAAGTGCAATATTTAAAGATATTAGCCATAGGTTTTGATGCTGGTGTTTTTCCGTCCGGCCTTCTTGTGAAGTATGGTGTTATATTAACACTTTTAAAAGTACTTTTCAAAGAATGATAAAACATTTATAACATTCTAACAGCACTAATCCTATGTATACTTCtttcaattctatttttgtttgaaAGACACCAAGGCCAGGATTCAATTAGATCAGCTGTAAGCCATGTTAACCGACAAACACATAGCTTTTCATTGCTGTTGTTTAGGCGGTGTCTGAGGTGTAACTACATTAGAGCTGTCATATACACAAGTGGCCCCTTATGTTACTTAtcgcggacattgccattggatTCACTGAGACGCATTAgtagaaatcccatgcagccacATTACAAGttacacctctttaaggaatacctaggataggataaagtaatccttctaaccccccccctaaaagatttagatgcactattgtaaagtggttgttccactggacatcataaggtgaatccaccaatttgtaagtcgctctggataagagcgtctgctaaatgacttaaatgtaaatgtaatgaacaCAGGAATGCATGATGTACTCTACACCTcaattaggctgatagaaatcccTATTAGTTTCTTTAATGATTTTACATTTGAGTGTCATTATTTCTAGATAGCCTGACTTTCTTGTTTAGAACTTGTAACTCTTGTGGGTTATAAGGACGGTGTGGTTTTGTGACAATGACCATAAGAGCAGCCATGCGGTcaccgatttgacagctctaacgcagttaCATCTCAGACACCGCCGAAACAAAAGCTACGTGTTTGTCTGCTAACACGGGTTACCGCTGATCTGATTAAATCCTGGCCCAACTCTTTTGCTTTCAGGCAGAGGAGGAGAACGAAGTCAACAATGAGCTGGCCAATCGGATGTCTCTGTTCTACGCGAATGCCACGCCCATGCTGAAAACGCTAAGCGACGCTACAACAAAGTTTGTTTCAGATGTAAGTGAAAAAGCATTACATTGATTAAGAATAATAACTCCTATTTCATAGTGTGAAAGTCCTGGATAGGCAGTTCGCTGGACAACTTGAATTGTAATTTGCCAAATGTCATGGAACAGGGCAGCATCTGTCTCTGATACAGATAAAGAGGGAGCTACAGTATCAGTTTCTTTGACAGTGATCATGGAAAACAGACATTGCAAAATATGTTATCTACGTAGTTTATTCTCATCTTCTGGCTTATCGTACAGCAGTTTTTCTTTAAACAGTATCGCACAGTCAAATAAAATTGCACCGTTTAATGCTGTTTTGCTTTAGGAAAACATCAATGAAAATGGTAACAAAAGCTGTGTCAATAAGATGGTGTTTTCTGTTGATTTGACCAGAACACAGATCTACCCATTGAAAACACAACGGACTGCTTGTGCACGATGGCCAGCGTATGCAAAGTCATGCTGGAAACGCCGTGAGACAGACCTCTTTTCTAATCTAATTTATTTTCCCCTCTGTGACATTCAGAAAGTCAGATCACAAATGATTCTGTACTGTACTTTGTAACATGAAGTCTGTCTGCTTTGTTGCATCTGCTTTGAGGTTTTATTTCTTTGAACACTAAACATGATCTAAAAATGCTGTTTGTGTTttggtttgtctgtgtgtttgggggcgtGCATGTGACTGCATGTGTACGCttgtgtgtctacacacgtgtCTTTGCGCAcacgtgtttgtgtgcgtgtgtgcgtccaCAGGGAATACCGTAGCCGTTTTGCCAGCGAGGATACTGTGTCCTTCTGTTTGCGTGTGATGGTAGGAGTGATCATTCTTTATGACTATGTTCACCCTGCTGGAGCCTTCGTCAAGTCCTCCAAGATCGAGGTGCGTTAACAGAGTTCTTATGACATTTATTGTGGCCgtatgtatcaagcgtctcagggtaggactgctgatctaggatcaggtctcccctgtctatgtaatctgattcattgtgatctaaaaggccaaactgatccttAATCAACACTCCTTCTCTGAGATGCTTAATACATACAGCCCCAGACGTTGTCATACCTGAAAAGCGACGTAATATATCACTGTTGTATCACCAGGGAGGGGAAACATTGTTCTAGTCCAacaacacaaattaaataatcCACTAACAGCCAGcccatgattagttgaatcaggtgtgttactgctgggctaaaacaaaaatgtgcacctcCTAGGGATCCCAAAGGAATACATACAGGGACACTGACATATGGAACCATAAATATGTAACTGACTTTGTTTTGATATAGATGAAAGGGTGCATCAAAGTCTTAAAGGATCAGCCTCAAAGCAGTGTGGAAGGCCTGCTAAACGCTCTCAGGTAAGTGGCTTCTTTTTCCTATACATGCTGTGGTTAGAAGCCAACTTGAATGTATAATAGCATGTTTGTACTTACATGCTAACTACATGTTAAATTACTTTTCAATGACAGGGGTCACAACTTCAGTCCTAAACGGccacactaacacacctgactcatgTAATCAACCAATTTATGGGTCTTCAAAGTTGACCATGATTAGATTAATCAGATGTGTAAGAGTTTGGCATTGCAGCCACCCATGACTGAAGTTGTCCACCCATGTTATATTACATtgtttgtgtttgtatttgtatttattaaggatccccattagttcctgggaAGGCAGCAGCTATAACACatgaagtgtgtgccctcaggccactactatACTAGCATGTTGTTGATTTGTCCTTGAACACTGTTTTGCCAGAAGTGATGATATTTTACACCGACTAAGCTACTCTGTTCATTCCCCTGCCTGCcatatgtttttgtatgttgtatgTTATCTATTTTTATGTCCTGTAAGGGGTTTATTTATGAGGCACATTTCTGTGAAGCAGACAATAAAATGCTTTCTTATCTATGTTGTCTTAGCCTAGAGTCCAGACCTTTCCATCAGTACATCAAATTACTCAGCAATTCTTCAGAGCAAATATGTGGATGTTAAGATGATTTAAACCATTTAGCTGCAATCTAATGTTAATATTGTTTTTAGGTAATACtagtgttgttttggatagatgtTCTGACTGTACTCTCTTCACATTCAGGTACACAACAAAACATCTCAATGACGAGACTACCTCCAAGCAAATCAAAAATATGTTGCAAGTTAACTGAGAGAATGTGTTTAAATAGCATCCAGCGCTCTGTAGTTTCTGGAATAAGATGATCTTCTATTTCCAGTGAGAGTTAAGGCACCATGTTTGGTACTGTTGTAAAGAAATCATTAATGAAACAAGGCCATATCAAGTAGCAGCTACTGACTTAGTGTCTCATCAGCTGGATGTTTGGACAGTTTTGTATCAGTAAGAAAAGTCATTTCACTGGAACATTTTGACTGAAACAATAATCATTTGTAATAATGTCACAGTATGAGGTACTTTATTGAAGAAGATACTGCTCAAGGGACTTCATTTTATATATGGCAGCATAAATCTTGTATTAGATTTTTTACAGTTAGtatttgtataatataatgtcaagTTATTTTTTAATGACAATTCATGTTAGAGGGAAAATAAAGCTTTTGTGATTTTTCTAAAGCTTTTCTCTGATCATTTATTTCTTAATAGATTTACAGGTTCAAAGAATGTGTCACCATTACTGGCTCTTATCTCACTATTTAAGTCCAAACTATTTGCCTTACGAATACCCCACCCTAGAACCACCTCCTCCCTTCTAAATTCTCCCTCCTGCCTAGGATCATGGGAAACACTTTCTCGGAAACGCAGTCCTAGGCCATTTAGTAGTTCTTATGAAATGATGTAGGATTAATGGAtcatttggtaacactttattttacagCCTGGCATTGACACAACTAGGGCTGTGGCGTTCACAAAATttagtcagccggtgattgtcaagcaaataactgtcagtctcactgtaattgaccattaattaacaaacacatttagcatctcctggcttccacacatagcatAACAAGTCACTAATGCAGACCTttagaacatctacattttacgAAGTCTAatcaatccatgtaatatagcatacaccttcacaatacatccattatttattttagacaggtctaaagaaacattatatgaagaaaatgtagtctatttcaaaagaacagaatagcatacttttGAGTTGTCCTtctgttaggtcctgatctgtgggctacactacttcatttagcagacaagatctgCTTGGGGCTCAGCGCTGGGCCTCAGAGCTGTAAAACAGTTAGAGAACCGCAAATGTGTCACGTCTGCTTCCGCTCTCCCCCCCttgcgcttgagggcgccaggctgccctgcatcacgcactcctatcatccattacgcacacctgccttccctcgtcatgcacatcagcgatattggactcactcatcacctgttattacctcccctaaatttgtcagttccccagctctgttccccgcttctgcattaattgttttttgtttgtgttacctgtttgctgacgctgttcctgtatCGTTCCTtgtccgttatttattaaatgttttactccccgtacctgcttcgtctctccagcggcTTTCCATGTCACAAAATCCTCTCCTACCTCTAACTCGATTCCACTTTGCCTCCGATGATGTAGAGCAAGACGCAGTAGTTTTCCGATTCTCATCGGTAGGATGTGTTAATAAAGGAAAGTGGTCCAAGGTAGTATCCTCAGGAGCTACTGTAGAGGAGCCCAGTCTCGTAGAACACCCTGGATTATCCCCTTTGTCATTTAGAATGGTCGCATCAAAAACAGTATGCAGTCTTGAAGTCTCCTTAGCCAGAGCAAGATGTTAttttcaaatcaattcaaatcaaacaaaaggtgtggactaacagtgaaatgattacttacgagcccttcccaataaTGCAGAGAGAAGAAAAGTATATATagtacatttttttcaaaaataaatccacaatgagtaacgataatgTGGCTATATGCACGGGTCACCACTACCATGTCCATCTGCAGGGGTATAATGTAATTGAGGTAAATATGTACAtatgctttgctttgtcttggccaggtcgcagttgtaaatgaaagcAGCAGGGCGGGtgagggcagcaatcggttgaagagcatgcatttagttttactagcatttaagagcagttgaaggccacggaaggactgttgtatggcattgaagctcgtctggaggttagctaacacagtgtccaaagaggggccagaagtatacagaatggtgtcgtctgcatacaggtggatcagaaaatcaccagcagcaagagcgacatcattggtataaacagagaaaagagtcggcccgagaattgaaccttgtggcacccctatagagacttccagaggtccggacaacaggcactccgatttgacacattgaactctatctgagaagtagttggtgaaccaggcgaggcagtcatttgagaaaccaaggctgttgagtctgccgatcacaatgcggtgattgacagagtcgaaagccttggccaggtcgatgaagacggctgcacagtcctgtcttttatcgatggctgttatgatatcgtttaggacctgaggtgcacccatgaccagctcggaatatACCACGATCTGTGCCAGGcctgccacgtctgttgactcatccagctgggACGCATAGAActcactggcttgtatgtgaaGCAGTAACTATTTCAAAACATCTCtcagccatgtcactgatgcgtcgttaAACAGTGTTGTTTAATGAAGGCATTGTCTTTGTAGTtctttgggccttttccccccattattgtcccagccatatccgcggcagcaggaagaattaagtcctccacaatagtatggggcttgcctgtcctagccactcggtagctcaccatataagacgcttctagccccttcttattggtcgtttctgttgcttttatacatgtcttactccacgaaagtcgtctttattctcgtaaaaaaactcctatggcttatttttcaaattggcgtgttttgtttctaaatgtcggcgcaagagtgaaggtttcatcgagttgtgagatagtacttttgcacatataacacactgtggctgaggaaaggcactccCAATGTaaatgaaccccaaatcaatgtagttctcatcatatttgagcctcttcgatggtccaatgtCCTTATCTGTTGTTCGGGTGCTTTcctgggtaagggggcagtagctcttcggctgcatcagattcacaactgtcgcTGTCTGTGCTGGCTGGGCTAACAAAAAATGTAGAATtcctgatgctagcattggatgtgctcgtggaagcaaaacaacttgtgtcgttgacaggtgcaggtgtagtactgctggtagtagcagtactaccagtagagctggtatgtgtctctatgaccttactttttttaaccaaTAATACATTTTTCGgggcaaacggaatgagcagcagctacgtttggctacatatggaccattagtggaattcctacaagagagtaacggttaatgtgattggatgttaattatttgactaggctgtGTATTACTTAATTTGTtatatttaaataggcaagtctaCCTGTATttaacattgtgttgttatttcgctgaacactagattgtttaattttatttttggcagtgaaacgaggccactcaggcgagaaaaaatcctcacccaaatgtatagccccgttgga encodes:
- the fam49ba gene encoding CYFIP-related Rac1 interactor B; this encodes MGNLIKVLTRDIDNNAGNFFLDFENAQPTEAERAVWEQVNEVLMEALAILDDLQSYNGAGEEIRQAIQNPSEDQVQERAWAAVVPLVGKLKKFYEFSLRLEGSLHGLLKALTSARCSPTQHLEQEQALARQFAEILHFTLRFDELKMTNPAIQNDFSYYRRTLNRMRINNVAAEEENEVNNELANRMSLFYANATPMLKTLSDATTKFVSDNTDLPIENTTDCLCTMASVCKVMLETPEYRSRFASEDTVSFCLRVMVGVIILYDYVHPAGAFVKSSKIEMKGCIKVLKDQPQSSVEGLLNALRYTTKHLNDETTSKQIKNMLQVN